In one window of Burkholderia cenocepacia DNA:
- a CDS encoding SDR family oxidoreductase: MKTVLIVGASRGLGREFVRQYRRDGWNVIATARDAASLDALRALGAQPHALDIARPEQIAALGWKLDGERLDAAVLVSGVYGPRTEGVETITAEDFDAVMHTNVRGPMQLLPILLPLVEDARGVLAVVSSRMGSIAEATGTTGWLYRASKAALNDALRIASLQTRHAACISLHPGWVRTDMGGAQAAIDPETSVTGMRRVIAESASDVSQANGRFFQYDGVELSW, translated from the coding sequence ATGAAAACCGTATTGATCGTCGGCGCATCGCGCGGCCTCGGCCGCGAATTCGTCCGGCAATACCGGCGCGACGGCTGGAACGTGATCGCCACCGCACGCGACGCTGCATCGCTCGACGCGCTGCGCGCGCTCGGTGCGCAGCCGCATGCGCTCGACATCGCGCGGCCCGAGCAGATCGCGGCGCTCGGCTGGAAGCTCGACGGCGAACGGCTCGACGCGGCCGTGCTGGTGTCGGGCGTGTACGGGCCGCGCACCGAAGGCGTCGAGACGATCACCGCCGAGGATTTCGACGCGGTGATGCATACCAACGTGCGCGGGCCGATGCAGTTGCTGCCGATCCTGCTGCCGCTGGTCGAGGACGCACGCGGCGTGCTGGCCGTCGTGTCGAGCCGGATGGGCAGCATCGCCGAGGCAACCGGCACGACCGGCTGGCTGTACCGCGCGAGCAAGGCCGCGCTGAACGACGCGCTGCGCATCGCGTCGCTGCAGACGCGCCATGCCGCATGCATTTCGCTGCATCCCGGCTGGGTGCGCACCGACATGGGCGGCGCGCAGGCCGCGATCGATCCGGAAACGAGCGTGACCGGCATGCGTCGCGTGATCGCCGAATCCGCTTCGGACGTGTCCCAGGCGAACGGCCGGTTCTTCCAGTACGACGGCGTCGAGCTGAGC